The Paenibacillus tianjinensis genome has a window encoding:
- a CDS encoding ferrous iron transporter B — MESPHVIKGPDPLDSLLSAAKKLADKGAIRDEIVSGIYGVSAGICSDAVTYQDKKKLGSTYKLDRIVTSRLWGFPIMLAGLGLVFWITIAGANYPSSWLASLFGWIEGYLTAGFEAVNAPSWLHGVLVLGLYRGTSWVISVMLPPMLIFFPVFALLENFGYLPRVAFNMDRLFKKSGGHGKQALTMSMGFGCNAAAILSTRIIESPRERMLAILTNNFVPCNGRWPTLILLSSMFMVGAATTGALRTFSTALVLMGIVLIGITVTLTVSWVMSKTALRGVPTHYTLELPPYRRPQIWKTIVRSSKEKSLNVLTRAIIVAAPAGIITWVLGNVVIGGDSVLNHMAAFFDPFAQLLGLDGFIIMAFILGLPANEIVLPILLMGYMSSGAMVDVDGLGSIKDIFLSHGWTWLTALNMMLFSLLHYPCGTTLVNIYKETKSLKWAVLSAVIPLGIAITVTFAVAQIVRLFGWV; from the coding sequence ATGGAGTCCCCGCATGTCATTAAGGGTCCTGACCCGTTGGATTCTCTGCTGTCTGCAGCCAAGAAGCTCGCAGACAAGGGCGCGATCCGCGATGAAATCGTCAGCGGAATTTACGGGGTATCGGCAGGAATCTGCAGCGATGCCGTCACCTACCAGGATAAGAAGAAACTCGGCAGTACCTATAAGCTTGACCGGATCGTCACCTCCAGACTCTGGGGGTTCCCGATCATGCTTGCCGGACTCGGTCTCGTGTTCTGGATTACAATTGCCGGAGCCAACTACCCTTCCAGTTGGCTGGCCTCGCTCTTCGGCTGGATCGAAGGTTATCTGACAGCCGGATTTGAAGCGGTGAACGCCCCCTCCTGGCTGCACGGTGTGCTTGTGCTCGGGCTCTACCGGGGAACCTCCTGGGTCATCAGCGTCATGCTGCCGCCGATGCTGATTTTCTTCCCGGTCTTTGCGCTGCTGGAGAATTTCGGCTATCTGCCGCGCGTTGCCTTCAACATGGACCGCCTGTTCAAGAAATCCGGCGGCCACGGCAAACAGGCCTTGACGATGTCGATGGGCTTCGGCTGCAACGCCGCCGCCATTCTCTCCACCCGCATTATTGAATCGCCCCGGGAACGGATGCTGGCGATTCTGACCAACAACTTCGTACCGTGCAACGGCCGCTGGCCTACCCTGATTCTGCTGTCCTCCATGTTCATGGTCGGGGCTGCCACAACCGGTGCACTCCGTACCTTCTCCACTGCTCTCGTCCTGATGGGCATAGTACTGATCGGCATCACCGTCACCCTGACTGTGTCTTGGGTCATGTCCAAAACCGCTCTCCGCGGTGTGCCGACCCACTACACACTGGAGCTGCCGCCTTACCGCCGGCCACAGATCTGGAAGACGATTGTGCGCTCCTCCAAAGAAAAATCGCTGAACGTACTAACCCGCGCCATTATCGTTGCCGCTCCTGCCGGGATCATTACCTGGGTACTTGGTAATGTAGTCATCGGCGGAGACAGCGTGCTTAACCATATGGCTGCCTTCTTTGACCCGTTTGCCCAGCTGCTCGGCCTGGACGGTTTTATCATCATGGCCTTTATTCTCGGACTGCCTGCCAATGAGATCGTGCTGCCGATCCTGCTGATGGGGTATATGTCTTCCGGTGCAATGGTTGACGTTGATGGGCTCGGCAGCATCAAGGACATTTTCCTGAGCCATGGCTGGACCTGGCTAACCGCGCTGAATATGATGCTGTTCTCCCTGCTCCACTATCCGTGCGGCACAACACTCGTAAATATTTACAAGGAGACCAAGAGCCTGAAATGGGCGGTACTCTCCGCCGTCATCCCGCTTGGCATCGCCATCACCGTAACCTTTGCCGTAGCGCAAATCGTCCGGTTGTTCGGCTGGGTGTGA
- a CDS encoding FeoB small GTPase domain-containing protein, producing the protein MSHYTVAFAGNPNTGKSTLFNLLTGLRQHTGNWAGKTVITAEGEFTHNQHVYRAVDLPGTYSLYSNSADEEAARDYIIFEQPDVTLVVLDATSLERNLNLALQVLEITGRAVICINLIDEAKKLGIDINLKAISKRLGVPVVAISARNEIGIGALLDQIERVATGAFTGKPLRITYSEDIERGIAELIPLVEQTVGSRYPARWIALRLLDGDNSLLTSLKAYMGGSKSYGRKEVAGHGVPACH; encoded by the coding sequence ATGAGCCACTATACGGTTGCTTTTGCCGGCAATCCCAATACAGGGAAGAGTACGCTCTTCAATCTGCTGACCGGCCTGCGCCAGCACACCGGCAACTGGGCGGGCAAGACCGTCATTACCGCTGAGGGTGAATTCACCCATAACCAGCATGTCTACCGTGCTGTTGATCTGCCGGGTACGTACTCGCTTTACTCCAATTCCGCTGATGAAGAGGCCGCCAGGGATTACATTATTTTTGAACAGCCGGATGTGACACTGGTCGTGCTCGATGCCACTTCGCTGGAGCGCAATCTCAACCTTGCCCTGCAGGTGCTGGAAATCACGGGACGGGCGGTAATCTGCATCAATCTGATTGATGAAGCTAAGAAGCTCGGCATTGACATCAATTTAAAAGCGATCTCGAAAAGGCTCGGTGTCCCCGTCGTTGCCATCTCGGCACGTAATGAGATCGGGATCGGGGCGCTATTGGATCAGATAGAGCGTGTAGCGACCGGCGCCTTCACCGGGAAGCCGCTGCGGATCACTTACAGTGAGGACATTGAACGCGGCATTGCCGAGCTGATCCCTCTGGTAGAGCAAACTGTAGGCTCGAGGTATCCGGCACGCTGGATTGCCCTGCGGCTGTTGGATGGTGACAACAGCCTGCTAACATCGCTCAAAGCCTATATGGGAGGCAGCAAAAGTTACGGAAGGAAGGAGGTAGCCGGCCATGGAGTCCCCGCATGTCATTAA
- a CDS encoding FeoA family protein yields MAGAGIPLSEALNGSMLRISGIEVQGVLRRRLLDLGFVVGNAVEVLRRSPLGDPIAFRVSNTTIALRREESSLIYGHLIGGEEA; encoded by the coding sequence ATGGCTGGAGCCGGTATCCCCTTGTCTGAAGCATTGAACGGCAGTATGCTGCGCATCAGCGGCATTGAAGTTCAGGGCGTGCTGCGAAGAAGGCTGCTCGACCTCGGTTTTGTGGTCGGCAATGCCGTTGAGGTGCTGCGGCGCAGTCCGCTTGGAGATCCTATCGCTTTTCGGGTAAGCAATACGACTATTGCCCTAAGGCGGGAAGAAAGTTCGCTGATTTACGGACATTTGATTGGAGGTGAAGAAGCATGA
- a CDS encoding SRPBCC domain-containing protein, with product MKELKYEFYIGATLEQVWECLISPDKVKQIYYGSIIRSSFVEGETLEYVGPGADGSETLHVHGTLLEFTPREALRFTHKVGPSYLKGGVNYESRISWLLAPVGGCTKLTLIHDEWHPEDPSYGPSDSAWWQILSNIKTLAETGGTLDFGSWE from the coding sequence ATGAAGGAACTAAAGTACGAATTCTATATTGGCGCAACACTGGAGCAGGTCTGGGAATGTCTTATCTCTCCTGACAAAGTGAAGCAAATCTATTATGGCAGCATTATCCGTTCCAGCTTTGTAGAGGGGGAAACACTGGAGTATGTGGGACCGGGCGCAGACGGCAGCGAGACTCTGCATGTGCATGGCACACTGCTGGAATTCACCCCCCGGGAAGCACTGCGGTTCACGCACAAGGTTGGCCCCTCCTATCTAAAGGGCGGCGTGAATTATGAATCCCGCATCTCCTGGCTGCTGGCACCGGTGGGCGGCTGCACTAAGCTCACACTCATTCATGACGAATGGCATCCGGAAGACCCTTCCTATGGCCCGAGTGACAGCGCCTGGTGGCAGATCCTGAGCAATATAAAGACGCTGGCGGAAACCGGAGGCACTCTTGATTTTGGCAGCTGGGAATAG
- a CDS encoding helix-turn-helix transcriptional regulator, with translation MSKADHLLSILWMLQQRKRTAAELADSLELSVRSVYRYIDALCASGVPVIADAGPGGGFRLPEHFSASPLFFNDAERRALVQASAFAEGSGYPYVEALSEAIAKLKRYSNDEQLSQMERHERGVEMLHTPSTPLPHLLEELEVCTADGLTVQVEYRKGSGDAVSVRAIDPYGLVLWKGRWYLAGFCHQRQDIRSFRVDRIAGLERTGAGFHRPPGFSAREFLLRSLLPGQDQETALIPVVIASGEEVLNDLCSHWLFGHSLEQRLPGEAHFLLDEASLYGFAAYFLLPYGKSLTILEPAALKQKLAAIAAGISAHYTES, from the coding sequence ATGTCCAAAGCCGATCATCTGCTGTCTATTCTCTGGATGCTGCAGCAGCGCAAAAGAACCGCCGCCGAGCTGGCAGATAGTCTTGAACTGAGCGTCCGTTCAGTGTACCGCTATATTGATGCGCTCTGCGCCAGCGGCGTTCCTGTCATCGCGGATGCCGGACCGGGCGGCGGCTTCCGGCTGCCGGAGCATTTCAGCGCTTCTCCGCTCTTCTTCAACGACGCAGAACGCCGGGCGCTCGTACAGGCTTCCGCCTTTGCAGAGGGCAGCGGATACCCGTATGTCGAAGCCTTAAGTGAAGCCATTGCCAAACTTAAGCGATACAGCAATGACGAGCAGCTCTCGCAGATGGAACGCCACGAGCGTGGTGTCGAAATGCTGCATACCCCGTCCACACCCTTGCCCCATCTGCTGGAGGAGCTGGAGGTCTGCACCGCAGACGGGCTGACGGTGCAGGTGGAATACCGCAAGGGCAGCGGTGATGCAGTCTCCGTGCGTGCCATTGATCCTTACGGGCTGGTGCTCTGGAAGGGAAGGTGGTATCTGGCCGGCTTCTGCCACCAGCGCCAGGACATCCGCAGCTTCCGCGTGGACCGGATTGCAGGACTGGAGCGGACAGGAGCTGGCTTCCATCGTCCGCCGGGATTCTCGGCACGGGAGTTTCTGCTGAGGAGCCTGCTTCCCGGCCAGGATCAGGAGACCGCGCTGATCCCGGTAGTCATTGCCTCGGGTGAAGAGGTGCTGAATGACCTGTGCAGCCACTGGCTGTTCGGCCATTCGCTGGAGCAGCGTCTTCCGGGGGAGGCCCATTTCCTGCTGGATGAAGCCTCGTTATACGGCTTCGCGGCTTACTTCCTGCTGCCCTATGGCAAGTCGCTGACCATACTTGAACCTGCCGCCTTGAAGCAGAAGCTTGCAGCTATAGCTGCCGGCATTTCCGCCCATTATACGGAATCTTAA
- a CDS encoding GerAB/ArcD/ProY family transporter — MHNKEQVSSLQIAFMVMLFEIGSTPLFLLGGKAKQDSWLAMCVGSLAGLLLLLLLLWIQEHSLGLDLIGILRFNFGATAGSVVGWIYCLYFAYESMRNVRDLGELTSLTLLQTTPMSITMLVFVLIALYAIWKGTAVLFRLPEVLLPMLLFFYGLLVLLLGIMGSIDFRRLTPVFEGGLRPILDAALPEIVSFPFGQMLVFLMLWSLWEKPGVPVKNTISAYIAISIFLIFMNALNVAVLGPTVAGISQLPFLKTVRTLSNLQFVERLDILVTIQLFVGLLIKMMIFYFCAVKGISGLTGKPLKWWVFPVGAVIYGTSFVERDYTQHIAIGLGPSLKIDPVFQIAVPLLLAVSILLRSRFKRTPS, encoded by the coding sequence ATGCATAATAAAGAGCAGGTGTCATCCCTGCAAATCGCGTTTATGGTCATGCTGTTTGAGATCGGCAGCACACCGCTGTTCCTGCTTGGCGGCAAGGCGAAGCAGGATTCCTGGCTGGCGATGTGCGTCGGTTCACTGGCCGGCCTGCTTTTACTGCTGCTTCTGCTGTGGATCCAGGAGCACTCGCTGGGGCTTGATCTTATCGGCATACTGAGATTCAACTTCGGAGCCACTGCCGGTTCAGTTGTCGGCTGGATATACTGCCTTTATTTCGCTTATGAATCGATGCGTAATGTCCGGGATTTAGGCGAATTGACTTCACTGACTCTTCTGCAGACAACTCCGATGTCAATTACGATGCTGGTCTTTGTCCTCATTGCGCTTTACGCCATATGGAAGGGAACCGCGGTGCTCTTCCGGCTGCCGGAGGTGCTGCTCCCGATGCTTCTATTCTTTTACGGCCTTCTGGTCCTGCTGCTCGGAATTATGGGCTCCATCGATTTTCGGCGCCTGACTCCTGTCTTTGAGGGCGGGCTAAGGCCGATCCTGGATGCGGCACTGCCGGAAATCGTCTCTTTCCCCTTCGGGCAAATGCTTGTGTTTCTGATGCTGTGGTCCTTATGGGAGAAACCCGGCGTGCCAGTGAAAAATACCATTTCAGCCTATATTGCCATCAGTATCTTTCTAATTTTCATGAATGCACTCAATGTTGCCGTCCTGGGGCCTACGGTTGCGGGAATAAGCCAACTGCCTTTTCTCAAAACAGTCCGCACCTTATCCAATCTGCAATTTGTAGAACGGCTCGACATTCTGGTAACCATTCAGCTCTTCGTCGGCCTCTTGATCAAAATGATGATATTCTATTTTTGTGCGGTTAAAGGGATAAGCGGGCTGACCGGCAAACCCCTGAAATGGTGGGTGTTCCCTGTGGGCGCCGTCATTTACGGGACTTCCTTTGTGGAGCGGGACTATACCCAGCATATCGCCATCGGCCTCGGACCCAGCCTGAAGATCGATCCGGTATTTCAGATTGCCGTCCCCCTGCTGCTGGCGGTTTCGATTCTGCTGCGCAGCCGGTTTAAGAGAACTCCCTCTTAA